The DNA window GCGCGAGGTCGGCGGCCGCGAACTGCTGAGTCTGGAATTCGACTGGCCCGTGGACGGGACATTCACTGACAAAACCCAGGGCGACAGCGAACTGGGCCGTATCGAACTCAAGATCGCGCCCTGAATCGCGCGCTCACACGAACCTGGAGATGAACATGTTGAAGCGAACGAGTGCCGTGCTGCTGATGGCTGCCTGCCTGGGTCTCACGCCGGTGGCGGCGCTGGCGCACAAGTTCTGGCTGCTGCCGAGCGCAACCGTGCTGGCATCTGACCAGTGGATCACCGTGGACGCCGCGGTTTCGAACGACCTGTTCTATTTCAACCATGTGCCGGGCCGGCTCGACAGTCTCACGATCACGGCGCCCGACGGCAGCAGCATCGAGCCCGAAAACCAGTACAGCGGCAAGTTCCGCAGCAGCTTCGACGTGCATCTGGCGCAGGACGGCACCTACCGCATCGCCCTGGTCAATCAGGGGCTGTTCGCGAGTTGGGAAGTCGACGGCGAACCCAAGCGCTGGCGCGGCGATGCCGAGAGCTTCGCCAAGGAAGTGCCTGCGGATGCCACGAAGCTGCGCGTATCCGAATCCAGCGGCCGTACCGAAGCCTATGCCACTGCCGGGGCGCCGACCGAGACTGTGTTCCAGCCGAGCGGCGTTGGCCTGGAACTGGTGCCTTCGACGCATCCCAATGATCTGTACAGCGGCGAGACCGCGAGCTTCGGATTCCTTCTGGACGGCAAGCCCGCTGTGGGTCTGGAAGTGGGGGTCGTTCCCGGCGGCACGCGCTACCGAGATCGGCAGGACGAAATCAGTCTGACGACAGACGACAAGGGGCAGGTCGAAGTCAGCTGGCCGGCGCCGGGCATGTACTGGCTCAATGCCGAGTTGGAGGACGACAAGACTTCGATACCGCAGGCCACGCAACGGCGCGTCGCGTATGCCGTGACGCTCGAAGTGCTGCCCCAGTAGTTCCTTGCGTTTGATCGGTAACGCCGCGGCGGGGCTGTCTCTGGCGGCGCTCGCCGCGCTGCTCTGGCTGTGGCAGCCGGCGTTCGTCTGGCGAATGCCAGGGGCCGATCGGATCGCCGTGGCGGTCGCCGCGTGCCTGCTGTGGTTGTCGCTGTGTGTCTGGGCGCGTCGGGGTCGCGGGCGCACGCCTCCGGAGAGCGCTTCAGGCACGGTTGCCGTGGTCTACGCCAGCCAGACGGGGAGCGCCGAGCGTCTGGCGAATCAGACTGTTTCGTCCCTGGAGGCCGGCGGCATCGGTGCTCGTCTGATACATCTTAGAGGCCTGGATTCAGCGGCGCTGCCGCGATCGGCTACCGAGGCCGTGCTGTTCGTCGTCAGCACCACCGGTGAGGGCGAGCCGCCGGATGACGCCCGCGCGTTCGTCGAGGCATTGCGACGTAGGCCCGCCGCGGTCCGGGATCTGCGCTATGGACTGCTGTCGCTGGGAGACCGCAGCTATGCGCAGTACTGTGGTTTCGGTCGCGAATTCGAATCCCTGTTGCGCACGGGAGGGGCGACACCGTTGTTCGAGACGGTGGAAGTTGATAACGGCGATGCGACAGCGATCGAACGATGGCACGACGCACTGGCCGTACTGGGTACCGAGGCGCTGCCGCCGCTGGTGCCCGAGCCCTTCTTGCGGATGCGGCTGGAAGCGCGCCGTTTGCTCAATCCCGGCAGCCCTGGCGGGCCGGTGTTTCACCTGAGCCTTGCACCGGAAATGGGAACCGTGCCGGATTGGCAGGCGGGCGATATTGCCGAGATTCGTTTGCCGGGCAGTGCCGGCCTGATCCGGGAATATTCTCTGGCCTCGGTACCGGCCGACGCGCGTCTGGAACTGCTCGTGCGCCAGCAGCGTCACGCTGATGGCTATGGGGTCGGTTCCGCCTGGCTGACCCTGGATTGTCCGCTGGGTGGACCTGTCGATGTGCGTGTGCGACGCAACAGCGCGTTCCACGCACCGGAGGGTTCGCGGCCGATGTTGCTGATCGGAAACGGCACCGGGATCGCGGGTCTGCGGGCGCATCTCAAGGCGCGTGCCGCCGCGAAGCTGGGCGGCGCCTGGTTGATCTTCGGCGAGCGTCAGTCCCGCCACGATTTCCATTTCCGTGAGGAGATCGAAGATTGGCAGCGCACTGGCGTGATCGAGCGTGTGGACCTTGCGTTTTCACGCGATACCGCGCAGTGCATCTATGTGCAGCAGCGGATCGTCGAATCGGGCGCTGCTCTGGACGACTTCGTGCACCGCGGTGCCGCGATCTATGTCTGCGGCAGCCTTGAGGGCATGGCGCCGGGCGTGGACGCAGCCTTGCGTCAAGTGCTGGGGAGCCCTCTTCTTGAAAGCCTTGCCGCCGATGGCCGCTATCGGCGGGATGTCTATTGAGCGCATGCGAAGGCCCGGGGGCAGGTTCCGCAGCTCTGGCCCTTGAGCACAACCGGACGCCGAGCGCGTTAACATGCGCGACCTCCTGAATTTCAGTGCTCGATGACGTCAAAAAAGGCCGGTTCCCCAACGGGGGCGGATACCTACAAGCGATTGCTCGGATATGCCGCGCCGCACTGGCGGGTGTTCATCGTCGCGGCGCTGGGCATGGCGCTGTTCGCACTGGCGGATGTCAGCTTCATCTATCTGGTCAAGCCGCTGCTCGACGGCAGTTTCGTCGAGAAGGATCCGTTCATCATCCGCATCATGCCGCCGGCGATACTCGGCCTGTTTTTGCTGCGCGGTGTGTCCTCGTTCATTTCCACCTACGGCATGTCCTGGATCGGCCGCCGCGTGATTCGCGACCTGCGCCAGGAACTGTTCGATCACCTGTTGAGCCTGCCGGTGTCGTTCTACGACCGCGTTCCGTCCAGCGCTCTGATCACGCGGCTGTCCTATCACGTCGAGCAGGTTGCGGAATCGACCACCACGGTCGTGACCACGGTGCTCAAGGAAGGCCTGACTGTGATCGGCCTGATCGGGTTGATGTTCCATCTGGACTGGCGGCTGACGCTGTTCACGATCATTGTCGGGCCGATCATCGCGGTGCTGATCCGCTTCGTGAGCGCGCGCTTTCGCAAGATCGGCCGGCGCATACAGGATTCCGTGGGCGGGATCACGCATGCGGCGGACGAGGCGATGCAGAATCATCGCGTCGTCAAGATCTACGGTGGGGAAGGCTACGAACGCGCCAAGTTCGAGAAGGTCAATGACCACAATCGCTGGCTGGTGCTGAAGATGACGGCGACCCAGGCCAGCAGTACCGCCCTGGTGCAGTTCATCGCCGCCTGGGCAGTCGCGGGCGTGGTGTTCTTTTCGACCCGACCGGACATGCTGGCCGATATCACGCCCGGAACGTTCGTCTCGTACATGGGGGCGATGCTGGCCCTGCTCGGGCCGATCAAGCAGCTCACCACGATCAATGAACGTTTGCAGAAAGGGATTGCCGCTGCGGACAACATTTTCACCCTGATGGACGAGCGAACCGAGCCGGACCAGGGCACGCGGCCGCTGTCGAGAGCGCGCGGTGACATCGAATACCGCGACGTCGACTTCCGTTACCGTGCCGACGCGCCACTGGTACTGCGTGATATCGGGTTCACCATCGAAGCCGGTACGACGGTGGCCTTCGTCGGCCGTTCCGGCAGCGGCAAGTCGACGCTGCTGGGCCTGCTGCCGCGCTTCTACGATCCGAGTGCCGGAACCGTACTGGTCGATGGCGTGGACGCGCGCGACTATCCGCTGGGCGCGCTGCGACGGCAGATCGCGGTGGTCGACCAGCAGGTGCGTCTGTTCAATGCCAGCGTTGCCGAGAACATCGCCTACGGGCTTGAATCGAAACCCGACCGCGCGGCGATCGAACAGGCCGCCCGGCACGCCTACGCCTGGGAGTTCATCAGGAATCTGCCACGCGGGCTGGATACTGCAGTCGGTCAGAACGGCGTGACCCTGTCGGGCGGACAGCGCCAACGGCTGGCAATCGCACGCGCGCTGCTCAAGGACGCGCCGATCCTGATTCTGGACGAGGCGACCTCGGCGCTGGACACCGAATCCGAGCGCTACATCCAGCAGGCGCTGGAGCATCTGGTCAAGGGACGCACCACACTGGTGATCGCCCATCGTCTGTCGACGATCCAGAACGCCGATCGCATTGTCGCGATGCAGGACGGCGCGATCATCGAGACCGGTACCCACGAGCAACTGCTCGATGCCGGCGGGCTTTACGCATCGCTCTATCGCATGCAGTTCGAGGACGCCGCAGCCGATGCGAAAGTGGCTTGAACGTCGCTGGTACCACGGTTCCGCTCCGCTGCTGCTGAGGCCGCTGTCCAGCATCTATGGCGGCGTGTCGAGATCGCGCGCCGAGCGTGACCGGCTCCAGGCGAGTCAATTGCCGGTGCCGGTCATCGTGGTCGGCAACATCTCGGTCGGCGGTACCGGCAAGACGCCGTTCGTGATCTGGCTGGTGGAGCGCCTGCGCGAATGGGGCATGAACCCGGGCGTGATCAGCCGTGGCTATGGCGGTCGCGCCAAGACCTGGCCGCAGGCCGTGACCGCGGCATCCGATCCCGCCCTGCTTGGCGACGAGCCGGTGCTGATCGCCGCGACCCTGTCCTGCCCGCTGTTCGCGGCACCGGACCGCGATGCCGCCGCCAGGGCCTTGCTGCAGCAGCACCCGCAGGTCGACGTGCTGGTCGCCGATGACGGCCTGCAGCATTACCGACTGTCGCGACAGCTTGAAATCTGCATGGTCGATGGCCGGCGCGGATTCGGCAATTGCCAGCTGCTGCCGGCCGGCCCGCTGCGCGAGCTGCCGCAACGCCTGGATTCCGTGGATCTGGTCGTCGTCAACGGCGGCGGCAGCGAGGTGCCCGAATGCCGCGCGCCGGTGATTCGCGTGCGCGTCACAGTGCAGACGGCGATGCCCCTGGCAGGCGGCCCGGGCCGGGCACTGAGTGAATTCGCCGGCATGCGGGTGCACGCCGTGGCGGGTATTGGTGACCCTTCACGCTTCTTCTCGGTGTTGACGCGATTCGGAATCGAACTGGTGATGCACCCATTTCCCGACCATCACCGTTTCCGTCCGCGGGATCTGGAATTTGGGGATACCGCTCCGGTGCTGATGACCGACAAGGACGCAATCAAGTGCGCGGGCTACGCCGATCCGCGCCTGTGGCGCGTGCCGGCCGTGCTGGAACTGGCGCCAGACGCGCTGTGGTCTGTGCGAAAATCGGTGGATGTGATGCGTCAGCGCTGGGACGCCCGAAAAGGCGCCCCTGTGCCCGCACAGCCCGCGTTGGACAAGAGTGCCGAACATGGATAAGCGATTGTTGGATCTGTTGGTCTGCCCGGTGACGCGCGGTCCCTTGCTGTGGAACGCGGACCGCCAGGAATTGTGGTCTCGCAGTGCGCGCCTGGCCTATCCGGTGCGTGACGGCATTCCGGTCATGCTGGAAGAGGAATCGCGCCCGCTTACGGACGAAGAGCTGGAGCGGCTGCGCTGATTCGGCGCACCGGCAAGGGCCATGACATGAGTTTCAAGGTTGTGATCCCGGCGCGCTTGGCGTCCACGCGCCTGCCGCGCAAGGTCCTGCGCGATATTGGTGGCCGTCCGCTGATCGCCTGGGTGGTCGATGCCGCGCGCCGCAGTGGGGCCGAAGAAGTGATCCTCGCGGTGGACGATGCTGAAGTCGAGGCGGTCGCCGCCGATTTCGGCATTCCCGTGGTGATGACCAAGCCTGAGCACCCGTCCGGCACCGATCGCATTCATGAAGTCGCAGTACGTCGTGACTGGCCGGGTGACACCATCGTGGTCAATGTCCAGGGTGACGAGCCGCTGATGCCGCCCGAACTGATTTCGAACGCCGCGCAGCTGCTCGCCAATGACCCGCAGGCCGACATCGCCACGCTCTGTCATCCGCTGCATGCACTGGAGGAATGGCTGGATCCGAACGTGGTCAAGCTGGTCCGTGATGCGCGCGGCCGAGCTCTGTACTTCTCGCGCGCGCCGATTCCCTGGCAGCGTGACGGCGCGTCACGCGGCACACCGAAGCTACCGGCTGAACCGCCCCTGAGGCACATTGGCATCTACGCCTATCGCGTGGCGGCGCTCAAACACTTCGCCGCTCTGCCGCCAGCGCCGCTGGAGCAGGTCGAAGCGCTGGAGCAGCTTCGGGCGCTGTGGAACGGCTTGACGATCCTGGCTGGCGTGGTGGAGCAGTCGCCACCGCGGGGCGTCGATACCGAAGAAGACCTGGCGGCCGTGATCGCATATCTCAGGCCTGCTTCAGGCGCCTGATCGAAGGACCTCGCGGTGCCCCTCGACAGGGCAAGACGCCAAAGAAAA is part of the Banduia mediterranea genome and encodes:
- a CDS encoding DUF4198 domain-containing protein — encoded protein: MLKRTSAVLLMAACLGLTPVAALAHKFWLLPSATVLASDQWITVDAAVSNDLFYFNHVPGRLDSLTITAPDGSSIEPENQYSGKFRSSFDVHLAQDGTYRIALVNQGLFASWEVDGEPKRWRGDAESFAKEVPADATKLRVSESSGRTEAYATAGAPTETVFQPSGVGLELVPSTHPNDLYSGETASFGFLLDGKPAVGLEVGVVPGGTRYRDRQDEISLTTDDKGQVEVSWPAPGMYWLNAELEDDKTSIPQATQRRVAYAVTLEVLPQ
- a CDS encoding sulfite reductase subunit alpha — encoded protein: MRLIGNAAAGLSLAALAALLWLWQPAFVWRMPGADRIAVAVAACLLWLSLCVWARRGRGRTPPESASGTVAVVYASQTGSAERLANQTVSSLEAGGIGARLIHLRGLDSAALPRSATEAVLFVVSTTGEGEPPDDARAFVEALRRRPAAVRDLRYGLLSLGDRSYAQYCGFGREFESLLRTGGATPLFETVEVDNGDATAIERWHDALAVLGTEALPPLVPEPFLRMRLEARRLLNPGSPGGPVFHLSLAPEMGTVPDWQAGDIAEIRLPGSAGLIREYSLASVPADARLELLVRQQRHADGYGVGSAWLTLDCPLGGPVDVRVRRNSAFHAPEGSRPMLLIGNGTGIAGLRAHLKARAAAKLGGAWLIFGERQSRHDFHFREEIEDWQRTGVIERVDLAFSRDTAQCIYVQQRIVESGAALDDFVHRGAAIYVCGSLEGMAPGVDAALRQVLGSPLLESLAADGRYRRDVY
- the msbA gene encoding lipid A export permease/ATP-binding protein MsbA, whose translation is MTSKKAGSPTGADTYKRLLGYAAPHWRVFIVAALGMALFALADVSFIYLVKPLLDGSFVEKDPFIIRIMPPAILGLFLLRGVSSFISTYGMSWIGRRVIRDLRQELFDHLLSLPVSFYDRVPSSALITRLSYHVEQVAESTTTVVTTVLKEGLTVIGLIGLMFHLDWRLTLFTIIVGPIIAVLIRFVSARFRKIGRRIQDSVGGITHAADEAMQNHRVVKIYGGEGYERAKFEKVNDHNRWLVLKMTATQASSTALVQFIAAWAVAGVVFFSTRPDMLADITPGTFVSYMGAMLALLGPIKQLTTINERLQKGIAAADNIFTLMDERTEPDQGTRPLSRARGDIEYRDVDFRYRADAPLVLRDIGFTIEAGTTVAFVGRSGSGKSTLLGLLPRFYDPSAGTVLVDGVDARDYPLGALRRQIAVVDQQVRLFNASVAENIAYGLESKPDRAAIEQAARHAYAWEFIRNLPRGLDTAVGQNGVTLSGGQRQRLAIARALLKDAPILILDEATSALDTESERYIQQALEHLVKGRTTLVIAHRLSTIQNADRIVAMQDGAIIETGTHEQLLDAGGLYASLYRMQFEDAAADAKVA
- the lpxK gene encoding tetraacyldisaccharide 4'-kinase yields the protein MRKWLERRWYHGSAPLLLRPLSSIYGGVSRSRAERDRLQASQLPVPVIVVGNISVGGTGKTPFVIWLVERLREWGMNPGVISRGYGGRAKTWPQAVTAASDPALLGDEPVLIAATLSCPLFAAPDRDAAARALLQQHPQVDVLVADDGLQHYRLSRQLEICMVDGRRGFGNCQLLPAGPLRELPQRLDSVDLVVVNGGGSEVPECRAPVIRVRVTVQTAMPLAGGPGRALSEFAGMRVHAVAGIGDPSRFFSVLTRFGIELVMHPFPDHHRFRPRDLEFGDTAPVLMTDKDAIKCAGYADPRLWRVPAVLELAPDALWSVRKSVDVMRQRWDARKGAPVPAQPALDKSAEHG
- a CDS encoding Trm112 family protein; protein product: MDKRLLDLLVCPVTRGPLLWNADRQELWSRSARLAYPVRDGIPVMLEEESRPLTDEELERLR
- the kdsB gene encoding 3-deoxy-manno-octulosonate cytidylyltransferase, which codes for MSFKVVIPARLASTRLPRKVLRDIGGRPLIAWVVDAARRSGAEEVILAVDDAEVEAVAADFGIPVVMTKPEHPSGTDRIHEVAVRRDWPGDTIVVNVQGDEPLMPPELISNAAQLLANDPQADIATLCHPLHALEEWLDPNVVKLVRDARGRALYFSRAPIPWQRDGASRGTPKLPAEPPLRHIGIYAYRVAALKHFAALPPAPLEQVEALEQLRALWNGLTILAGVVEQSPPRGVDTEEDLAAVIAYLRPASGA